In Papaver somniferum cultivar HN1 chromosome 1, ASM357369v1, whole genome shotgun sequence, a genomic segment contains:
- the LOC113335920 gene encoding cytochrome b561 and DOMON domain-containing protein At3g25290-like: MARYLRTFDSLDPAWFNLHVSCQVLGYILGVAGWGTGMKLGYESIGIEFPLHRKIGIALFCLCTMQVLFALFLRPKKDHKHRTLWNFYHHIQGYLIVILGIVNMFKGLTILSPADKWINSYTLILYILLGIAIFAEVVTWIV; the protein is encoded by the exons ATGGCGCGGTACTTGAGGACATTCGACTCGTTAGACCCGGCCTGGTTTAATCTTCACGTATCTTGCCAAGTTTTAGGATATATTCTTGGAGTTGCTGGTTGGGGAACTGGTATGAAGCTTGGGTATGAATCAATAGGAATTGAATTCCCTCTGCATCGTAAAATTGGAATTGCGCTGTTCTGCCTTTGCACCATGCAG GTATTATTTGCATTGTTCTTGAGACCCAAGAAGGATCACAAGCACCGCACACTCTGGAATTTTTACCACCACATACAAGGATACTTGATCGTCATTCTTGGCATAGTGAACATGTTTAAAGGTCTAACCATCTTGAGTCCTGCAGACAAATGGATAAATTCCTACACACTGATTCTCTATATATTGTTGGGAATTGCTATATTTGCCGAAGTTGTGACATGGATTGTATAA